ACGGCAGGATCGAATACCGCAGCGAGTCGCTCGCGAACAGCCTTCACGAGAGTCATCCGGACGCCGTCGACGGCGAATTCGTCGATCTGTTGTCCGTCCCTGAGGAGGTCCGTCGGTCGCTGCGAGGATCCTCGTTCAGCATGATCTTTCAGGACCCCGAAAGCAGCTTCAACCCGAGCCTTACCGTCGGCGAGCAGATCGCCGAGGCCGTCGAGGTCCAGCGTCGCGCGAGGGCGAACCCACGATCCACACGGGCCAAAACCAGTTCGGTCGAGTACTCGCTGTCGTCGCTTATCGCCTCGACGGTGCTTCCGTCACAGCGGTTCATCACCGAATCGAGTCGAGAGCGGGCGATCGAGTTGCTGGAACTCGTGGGCATTCCGGACCCAGTAAAGCGGGCCGACGAGTATCCACACCAGTACTCCGGGGGGATGCTCCAGCGTGCGATGATCGCTCAGGCGCTGGCCGGGGAGCCGGACGTGTTGATTGCCGACGAGCCGACGACCGCACTCGACGTGACGATCCAGGCGCAGGTACTCGACATCCTCGCGGATCTGCAGTCCGAGATCGGCATGACGATCGTTCTGATCACCCACAACCTCGGTGTCATCGCCAGGATGTGCGATCGCGTGGGGGTGATGTACGCCGGCGAGATCGTCGAACGCGGAACGCTCGAGGACGTCTTCGAGGACCACGTCCACCCGTACACTCGGGGGCTTCTCGGCTCCGTTCCCGACCTCGAACACGTCGGCGGGCGGCTCGAGCCGATCGGCGGGAACGTTCCGAGCCTGCTGGACCACGAGTTGGGCAGCGGCTGTTACTTCGCGGACCGGTGTCCGAAGGCGATGGAGGAATGTCTCGAAAAACCACCGGAGTTCCGAGCCGAGGGAAGTGAGGAACACGTCGCGAAATGCTATCTCGCGGATCACTCCTACGATCCGGGGCGAGCGCTGGCAGACGACCGAGCCGAAGGATCGTCCGAGGACGCTCCCGAGGAGGTTCCAACCGATGACTGACACGAGGACCGACAGGATGACTGACACAGAGGAGACGGCCGGAGAAGCTGTCCCGGAAGACGGGTCGCTACTCCAGGTGCGGAACCTCACGAAGTACTTCTACGAACAGGACACGCTGCTGGATCGGCTGTTCGGCGAGGAACCGGTCGCAGTCCGTGCCGTCGACGGACTCGACTTCGACATCGAACGCGGGGAAACGCTCGGCCTGGTCGGCGAGTCGGGGTGTGGCAAGTCGACGGCCGGGGAGACGCTGTTGCGGCTCCAGCAACCGACGGACGGAGTCGTTCGGTTCGACGGACAAAACGTCTACGAACTCGCGTCGGCCGACCTCGATCGCTTCCGACGCAACGCACAGATCGTCTTTCAGGATCCGTTCTCCAGTCTCGATCCGCGGATGACGATCGGCGAGACGGTCAAACAGCCCCTGGACGTTCACGACTGGCCGCTGAGCGACGGTGAGGTCGATACGGAGGCGTCGGTGACCACCGACGGGATCGATCCCGACGTGGTCTCCGTCTCCATCGCCGACGACGTAGACAAGATCGTCCCTCCGGAAGATGGAACTGTGACTGTCCAGGTTGAAGTGTCCGAGAACTCCGAGGAGGGCCGGGCCGACGACCGCCGGGCCGACGACCGCCGGGCCGACGACCGCCGGGCCGACGACCGCCGAGCCGACGACCGCCGGGTCGACACCGACGGCGACGTTCGGGCATCGGTGCAGGAGGACCTCTTTATCGAGGTAGCCGCGAACGGGGACGCGGTCGACGTCACGGTGACGATCGACCGATCCGACGATGAATTGCGCCGAGAACGGGTGGAGTGGCTCCTCGATCGCGTGGGGCTCTCCGAGGACCAGTTCGACAGATACCCCCACGAGTTCTCCGGGGGCCAACGACAGCGCGTGGGCATCGCCCGGGCGCTGGCGCTCGATCCCGAGTTCGTCGTGCTCGACGAGCCGACGAGTGCGCTCGACGTATCGGTTCAGGCACAGATCCTGAACCTGTTGAACGAACTGCAGGCGGAGTTCGGCCTCACCTACCTGCTCATCTCTCACGATCTCTCGGTGATCCGTCACATCTGTGATCGAGTTGCGGTGATGTACCTGGGCGAGATCGTCGAAATCGCACCGAGCGAGGAGATATTCACGCAGCCGCAACACCCGTACACCGAAGCGCTCCTCGAGAGCGTTCCGCGGGTCGACACCGACGAGCGGGATCGCGACATCGAAACGCTTTCCGGCGACGTCCCGTCCCCCAGGGACCCCCCGAGCGGCTGCCGGTTCAGGACCCGGTGTCCCGTCGTGATCCCGCCGGAGAGCGTCGACGTCGACCAGGTCTCGTATCGGACCGTTCTCTCCGTCCGGGATCGTATTCGGGATCGCGATATCGACGTCGAGGGCGCCCGTGAACTCGTCGGTCAGGAGGCGTCGGTGGGGAACGTCGACGAACGCGTAACCGAACGGATCCTCGAGCGCCTCTTCGATGTCGAACTCCCCGAGCCGCACCGCGAACGCGTCAAGGACGCCGTCGAGGCCGTCGTGGACGACGACTGGGAGCGGGCGGAGTCGGAACTGTCCGCCTATCGGAGTATCTGCGAGGTGGTGTCCCCCGAGTTGCACCCGGAGGCGGACCATCCGGCCGCGTGCCATCGACGGAAACAGCCGTCAGAGGTCCGTACGGCCGTCGAAAACGCGGACGTCTCCCTCGACGAAACCAACACGTAGCCGATAGGTCCGGCGCTCCGGAACCGCCGGTTGTCGAGTGAAATTAACTACACGAGTTGTATTCATATAATTCACTCGAAACCGGGTTTATAGGGCGTCTAAACGCGTTATTTACTCGTTTACAAAATAGGACGGTTTACCCCCTCGACCAGTGGGTTTATGTATTAGGTTACCGGAATTCGAACTGATGCTACCAGGAGCAGATTCGGGAATCGCTCGCGACGGCAAGGTCCTCGTTTTGGCGTACGACCACGGGCTCGAACACGGACCGGTCGACTTCGATCCGGTGCCGGAGACCGCCGATCCCTCGACCGTCTTCGAGTACGCGACCCACGACGCCGTGAGCGCGATCGCGGTACAGAAGGGGATCGCCGAGGCGTATTACCCCTCCTACGAGGACGACGTGTCGTTGCTTTTGAAGGTGAACGGCACGTCGAACCTGTGGATGGGCGAATACGATTCGGCGGTGAACTGCTCCGTCGAGTACGCCGAGGAACTCGGCGCCGAGGCGGTCGGATTTACGCTCTACGGCGGCTCGAACCACGAAGTGGAGATGGCCGAAGAGTTCCGAGAGATACAGGAGGAGGCCCGCGCCCGCGACATGGGCGTCGTGATGTGGTCGTATCCGCGCGGACAGGGCGTGAAAAACGACACGAAGCCCGGGGTGATCTCGTATGCGAGTCGGCTCGGGCTCGAACTGGGCGCCGACGTCGCCAAGATCAAGTATCCCGGGTCGCCGGAGGCGATGGCTGACGCCTGCGAGATGGCGGGCGAAATGAAGGTGATCATGTCGGGCGGCTCCAAGACCGACGACCGGGCGTTCCTCGAACAGGTGAACTCCTCCATGGAGGCGGGTGCCGACGGGCTCGCGGTCGGCCGCAACGTGTTCCAGCGCGAGAACCCGATCGAGATCCTCGACGCGCTCGAGGCGATCATCTACGAGGAGACGACCGTCGACGAGGCGCTCGAACGAGCGACGCTCGCCCCGGCGGACGACTGATGGCGCGGGAAGACACCGACACCCGGGACAGCCGAGACAGCCGAGCAACCGACGGAGATCACGCAACGACTGTCGAGCGCGTGTTCGACGCGGTGGCCGAAACCGCACCCGAAATTCGGTCCGGGCTACCCGGACGTCGAAGCGCACTCGATGTGGAGAATCCATCCGGGGAGACGCAACTCGCCGCCGATGCGCACGCCGACCAGCTGCTCCGTGAACGGCTCGGGGCGATCGACGGAGTCGCAAGCTACGTGAGCGAGGAGCGCGAATCGAAGGTGGACGCATCCGACGGGGGCGCCTCCGCCGCAGACACCGGACGAGTAGCGGTTGCGGTAGACCCCCTCGACGGTTCTTCGAACCTCCGGTCGAACAACGCGATGGGGACGATCGTGGGCGTCTACGACGCGCCGCTTCCCGCATCCGGCCGGCAGCTCGTCGGTGCCGGCTACCTGCTTTACGGCCCGATCACGACGATGGTCCTCGCCCACAGCGGGGTCGTCAGGGAGGAGGTCGTCGCGTCCGACCCCGGTGACGGCGCCGTCGACCGACAGGTCGTCACGCCGGAACTCGTGTTGCCGGACGACCCGGTCGTCTACGGATTCGGGGGTCGAGTTCCCGACTGGACCCCGGAGTTTGCGGCGTTCGCCGAGGAGATCGAACGGGAGCTCAAACTCCGGTACGGTGGCGCGATGGTCGGTGACGTGAACCAGGTTCTCACCTACGGTGGAATCTTCTCCTATCCCGCCCTCGAGGACAGGCCCGACGGGAAGCTCCGACTTCAGTTCGAGGCGAACCCGATGGCGTTTATCGTCGAAACTGCCGGCGGACGTTCGTCGACTGGAACCGGCTCGATCCTCGATGTCGAACCGGAGACGCTCCACGAACGGACTCCCGTCCACCTCGGCAACCCGGAACTGATCGAACGGCTCGAAGCACAGTTCACCCGGGCGTAGTGTAGCCGACCGATTTCGCCGTTCGGTCCGGCTTCCCGCCATTTTCAAGCTATTCGATCCCTTATCGGTGCTCATGAACGGCGGAACCACAGTGGGACCACCGGGGCGGTCGCGTCCCTCGAACGCAAGGACGGAGTGGATCGGCTGATGGTCGGTCCGAGCCTCTCGAAGGAGGAACGCACCGCGGCGAACGCTCGGCTCAAAATCGGATTCGTCGCGCTGGTAGCCGTCTCGATGGGGTTGATGGCGTTGCAGCTCGATCCGTCCCCGGCGCAGTTGCTCGGCGCGCTCCTCGGCGGCGCCGTCGTGGGTACCGTTCTGCTGTGGTTCGTGTTGCGAACCCTGCGACCGATGCGTCCCTGAACGCCCATCGACGTCAGCAGGGATCGACGCGGCGGATCCACAGCTCCGGCCGGTCCAGTTCGGCGTCGGTCGGGAGGTTCTCGGGGCGTTCCCAGACGACGCCGGCCGCGGCGAGTCCACACTCGTCGGCGACGGTTTCGAAGAATCGCGTGCCACGCTCGTACTGTCTGCGTTTCAGTCCCAGACCGAGCAGCCGTCGAACCAGCCGTCCGACTGGACCGCCACCGGTGTCCCGGCGTTCGTCGACCTTTTCCCGGAGATCGGCGTACTCTTCGTCGAACGCACGATCCATGAGCAGTTCGGCGTACCCCTCGACTGCGGTCATCGCGGCGTCGAGATCGAGGAACGCCTCGCGGTCTAATCCACCCCGGGAGAGCGTCCGGACGCCCGATTCGAGGCGCGATTCGAGATAGCCCGGCAGCCAGGGGGCGGCGCCGAACTCCGCGGCGTGTGCCACCTCGTGAAAGACGATCCACCGGCGGAACCGCTCGTACTCGACGTCCAGTTCGTCCGCTACGCGTCGGATGTTCGGGTGAACGAAGTAGAGCCCGTGTTCCTCGGGATCGTCGGCCAGAAGCAGCGGGTCGTACTGTCCGAGGACGTGACGGGCGAGAAAGCCGAGGGTGAACGCCATCGTCCCCGTGTTCGCCACGCGCGAGACGTTCGGGAACAACGTCTTCACTTCGGCCTCGATCGGTTCCATCACCCGACGGAACGTGTCGACGTTCGCGTCGATCCAGTGATGTCTGTTCTGGACGGTGAGTCGATCGGGAACGTCGAACTCCGTGCCCGACACCGTCTGGAGTCGGTCGCGTGCGGCCCGAACGTCGGCTGCGTAGCCGTCGCGTTCGGCGGGACTCAGATCCAGCGAGCCCGGTCTCGTCCCGGCTTTCGCTGCCTCGCGAACGCCGTCCCAGTCGACCGCGCCGTCGCCCGAGGCGGTGGTCACCGCCCGGACGCTGCGATACAGATCCATACTCACGTTCGGGGACGGTCACGCAAATCGCTTGTGACGGGACTGGCCGAGATCCGTTCCGATCAGTATCTCCCCGGGGTAGAGGGAGTCAGTCCGTCATGGCGTCGAGTTCTTCGGCAGCCTCCAGGTCCGACCCCAGCACTCTTCGGGCTGTGACTGCCGCAGCGACGCCGATGAGAAGCCCCAGTGTCAAGAAGAGCGCGTTCCGGCCCGCGTGGCTGTGGTCGTGGTCATCGTGATCTTCGTCATCCTGGTCGTGATCACTGTGGTCGTGATCGTCGTCGCTGATCTTCCCGCCGATGGACAACTGAACGCCGTCCTGGAGGTGTAGCTCGAGCAGTGTGAACTTCTTTTCAGTCATTGTGTGTGAACTACGGTGGGTGGACTGATAAAACGAAAGGACGGACTCTTCTGCCCGTCGCCCCTGTTTCGGGTATGCACGAGAGACGACGAGAGTTCCTGAAGGATCTTCTTTCGACGCCGAGTCCATCGGGGTTCGAAACGGCCGGACAGCGGGTCTGGTGTGCGTACGTCCGGGAGTTCGCCGACGAGGTCGGGTACATCGTTCGGGACGTCACCGACGACGGCTTCCTGCGGATCGCCCCGATCGGCGGTGCAGACCGCACCGTGTCGAAAGGGCAACACGTGACGATCCACGCAGACGAGCCCGTCCAGGGTGTGATCGGACAGACGGCGATCCACCTCCGTGACGTCGGCGAGGAGGAGTCTCCCGTTTTGCTCGCGGAAACTCTGCCGCTCGGCGTCAGTCGTGACACCCGCTGACTCGGTGCGCGCAAAAAACAACCGTTAAAAGTCGCCGACGGGTTCACACACGTATGGCTGGAACTATCCAGGCGCTCGTCCCTGGCGGACAGGCCACTCCCGGCCCGCCGCTCGGCCCCGAACTCGGGCCGACGCCGGTGGACGTGCAGGCCGTCGTCGAGGAGATCAACGAACAGACCGCAGCGTTCGACGGGATGGAGGTCCCGGTTACCGTCGAGTACGAGGACGACGGCTCGTTTTCGATCGACGTCGGCGTCCCACCGACCGCCGAACTGATCAAAGACGAAGCCGGTTTCGAAACCGGCTCCGGCGAGCCACAGTCCGACTTCGTCGCGGATCTCTCGGTCGAGCAGGTGAAAAAGATCGCAGAACAGAAGCAGTCGGACCTGCTGTCGTACGACCTGAAAAACGCCGCCAAGGAGATCGGCGGCACCTGCGTCACCCTCGGGGTCACCATCGAAGGGGAAGACGCCCGAACCTTCGACGACCGCGTCGACGCCGGCGAGTACGACGACGTTCTCGCCGAATAGTTGATCGTCAGGTATCGATCTGTGGGCCGTTCGTTCCGTTTCTCGTTGCGGTAGTGTCCGGTCGTTCGGCCGGGTGTATTCCCGCTACTCCTCCGTCAGCGACGCGGGCTGTTCCCGCGCACCGCGCCCGGAGACGGTCCGCTGTGGGAACGGGATCGTGATGTCCTCCGCGTCGAACCGCTTTTTCACGCTCGTTGCGAACTCGGCACGAGTCCTGATGAAGTCCGAGCGCGAGGGGTTCGCGATCCACACGCGGGCCTGGAGCCCGACCGCCGAGTCTGCGAGTTCCGTAAGCCGAACCGACGGAGCGGGCTCCTCCAGGATGTCGGGATGGTCGGCAGCCTCCTCGAGGATGAGCTCCGTCGCGTGGTCGATGTCGTCCTCGTAGTCGATCCCGAACACGAACTTGAGCCGGAGCGTATCCTTCGCCACGGGGTTTTTGATGACACCGTCGGTCAGATCGGAGTTCGGAACCGTGAGCAGTTCGTTGTCGAACGTCCGGACACGAGTCACACGGAACGAGATGTCCTCGACGACACCGTCGTTGTCGCCCCAGACGATCCAATCGCCGATCTTGAACGGTTTGTCCGTGAAGATGAATATGCCCGAAACGAAGTTCCGGATGACGTCCTGCAGTGCGAAGCCGATCGCCAGGGTCGCCGCGGCGGCGATCGTCGCCAGCGATTGCAGGAAATTACCGTATCCAGCAAAGCCGAACGCGACGCTGAGGCCGACGAAGAGGACGACGATCGAGACGATCTTGTTCAGCGGGTTTCTGGCGTGTGCATCCAGCTGCCGCCGTTCGAACACCCGGTCGATGAGCGGACTGAAGAACGCTTTGTCCAGCACGTAAAAGACGACCAGGACGACAAGAAACACCCCTGCACTGGTGAGCGTCCCGGCGAGATCTTCGCTGACGTACTCAGCGAGGACGTTCTGGACCGGATCGATCTGCAACGGCACTGTCTGACCCGCCGCGATTGTCGGCTCGAACAGCGCGTCCGCTCCGACTGCAGCCATCGCGACCGGACAGGCCATCAGTGATACACCGCCGTGTGACCGCGGATCTCGACCAGTTCGGCGTCGACGGCGGTTGCGAGATTCTCGGCGAGCTGTTCGGTCGTCGTGTTGCCCCGTGCCGCCCTGAGAAACTTCACCTTCACGAGTTTCCTGTCCTCGAGTTGATCTGCGAGTTCGTCGACGACGGCGTCGATGCCGCTTTTCCCGACCCAGACAGTCACGTCGAGGTCGTGTGCCTCCTTCCGGAGTTCTCGATCGCTCATGCAACTGTCGTCGGGCCGCGCAGGTTTGAAACTTGAGAATCCGATCGCCTACAGCGGATCCTCGAGGGGCGGATCGTCAGCTTCCGAAAGAACGTGTACGTACCGGTCGAGGGATCGGTGGACGGGCCGGCGAAACACGGCCTCGAGTTCCCACCCGGTCGAGATCGCAGCCTCGCGCCACGATCGGTCGGCGACGAGGACGGTTCGCCCGTCCGAACGACAGATCCGGTGTGCGTCCGCGAGCGCTCCCTCGACGAGCGCGGCGAGTTCGTGGCGAGCGATCTTCGACTGTCTGCCGTACGGCGCGTCGAAGACGACCGCATCGACGGCGTCGGGGGTCCCAGAATCACACAGTGGAAGCGCCGTCGCGTCACCGCGGACGACGCCGAACTCGGCGGACTCCGGGAGATACGTTTCGAGGTTCTCCCTCGTGCCGCGGACCATTTTTTCCTGTGCATCGATCCCCAGCACCCGGGATCCCACGAGTCCGGCTTCGATCAGTACCCCTCCGGTCCCACACATCGGATCCACCACGAGTCGTCCCCTCCCTGCGCCGGCCACGTTTGCGTACGCCCGGGCGTCGATGGGGGCCATACTCCCCGGCTGGAAGAAGGGCCTGTCGGTCGGCTTCCGTTCGGTGAAATCGCGGGCCGATTCGGCCGCCAGCCAGCCGACCAGACAGACGTCGACGGACTCCCCCACGACGTCGGGGACCGGCCCGATAGCGACTTCGTCGGCGTCGACGACGCCCGACGAAAAGAGAACGCGAAGCAGATGATCCGGATCGTCGAGGTCGACCGCGAACCCGCGATCGACGAGCACGCTTCCTAGCTCTCGTTCGGCCTGCTGGGTGGAGATCTCGGAGGTCCCCCTCACGTCGCGGGCGCGAACGGCGACGGTTCCCTGGCGCTCGATCGGCGCCGCTTGCAACAGCGCCCGGGCGCTCCCGACGTCGGCGTCCGTCCGTCCGATCAACTCGATCGCGTTTCGGGTGTACGCGAGCGTCTCGACCCGGTCGGTGACCGATCCGGCAGTCGCCAGCCCCGGGGCGACGAGTTCGACACCCGCGGCGGCGCTTTTCGCCTCGTAGGCCGCGAAGACATCCTCCTCGCCGGCGAGTTCCAGCCCGTACACGCACGCCGGTCGGTCGCGGGAACGCAAGAGCGTGGCGGTTCGTTCGGGGGTCGGGCCACCGTTCGGTGGACCTCGAAGTCGGGTTTCCTCCGGCGGGACGAGTAACCAATCTTTTTAAAGCTTAAATACGACGGTTTAAGTGACGAATGACCAATCCCAAGGACACGATAAACATCGAGAACGTCGTTGCCTCCACGGGCATCGGCCAGGAGCTCGACCTCCAGAGCGTCGCCATGGACCTCGAGGGCGCCGACTACGACCCCGAACAGTTCCCCGGGCTGGTCTACAGGACCCAGAACCCCAAATCCGCGGCGCTGATCTTCCGGTCGGGGAAGATCGTCTGTACGGGAGCGAAGTCGACGGCGGACGTCCACGAGAGCCTCAACATCGTCTTCGACAAGCTGCGGGAACTGGAGATCCCCGTCGAGGAGGATCCCGAAATCACCGTTCAAAACATCGTCACGAGTGCGGATCTGGGAACGAGCCTCAACCTCAACGCGATCGCGATCGGGCTCGGGCTCGAGAACATCGAGTACGAGCCCGAGCAGTTCCCGGGACTGGTCTACCGGCTCGACGAGCCCGACGTCGTGGCGCTGCTTTTCGGCTCCGGCAAGCTCGTGATAACCGGCGGCAAGGAGCCCGTTGACGCCGAGGCCGCCGTCGACGTGATCACCGGGCGGCTCGAGGAACTCGGCCTGCTGGGCTGAGCGTCGTCGACGTCGATGGTCACCCACGTTCGGATCGCCGCGACCGGCGTTTCTCCGCTCGCCGTGGCCGGTACGTTCGGCCTGCTGGCGGCGTTTCTCTCTCTTACCGCGTTCTTGGCCGCGAGAAACGTTCTCGGCGACGTCCCAGCCGTAAAAGCGCTGGGGGTCGGGCCGTTCCCCGCGGCTGTCGCCGTCGTCGCCGGGGCGCTCGATCTCCCCTCGGCCCTGGCGATCGGCGTCGCCCTCCTGCTCGACGGCGCGGCGATCCACTACCTGTACGGGGAGTCGCCGAGGCTCTCCGCGTACATTACCCTCATCCACGTCGTGGTGACGATCCTGCTTGGAACTGTCCTGTTCGGGCTGTTGATTCTTCTCGGGACGCTCCCCGGCTGAGCGCAACGACCGGGGGGAACGATCCGCCGGCTCACTCGACGAGACGCTCGATTTCTGTGACGAGGATGTCGCTCGCGCCGACCGCCTTGAGGTCGGTGATCACCTCGAACACGCGGCGCTCGTCTACGACGGCGTGGACGGCCACCTGACCGGACTCGTCTTCCCCGTTCTCGCCGGCGATGTCCATCACCGTCGGACCACCCATCCCGGGAATCACGTCTTTGACCGCTTCGAGCCGGCTCGTCGGCACGTTCATCATCAGATACCGTTTCCCCTCGGCGGCAACGACCGACTCGAAGGCGGTCGCGACCTGCCCGACCTTCGGATCGTCGACGACGTTCGCTCTTGCGAACAGTCGTACGGAGCTTTCGAGAACGTCGGCGATAACGGCGAGCCGGTTGACCTTCAGGGTCGTCCCCGTGGAGGTGATGTCGACGATCGCGTCGGCCATCTCGACGTGTGGCGTAAGCTCCGTCGCGCCGGTCACCTCGACGATGTCGGGAGCGATCCCCCGAGAATCGAAGAACGATCGGGTGACGTTCGGGAACTCGGTGGCGACGGTGCGCCCGTCGACGTCGTCGATCTCGGTGATGTCCCCGTCCTCAGGGGCGGCAAGCACCAGTCGACACCGTCCGTACCCCAGATCGACCAGATCGACGAGCGCAGCCCCGTCTGCGTCCTCCCCGCCCGCGGTCGACGCTTCGGAGCCGTCGCCGGTGGCTTCCACCACCGCCCCGGACTCGTGGGCCTGGTCGAGACCAGTAACCCCCAGGTCGGCGGCGCCGTCACGGACGTACTCGGGGATGTCGGCCGCCCGGGCGAAAAGCACCGTCACCTCCGGATCGACAGTGTCGGCGTACAGCTGGCGGTCGGCCGTTCGTTCGACGTGGAGCCCCGCCCGCTCCAGCAGTTCCATCGTCGGCTCGTGGAGACGGCCCTTGTTGGGCACGGCGATGCGCATACCGTCACCAGTCGGGGCGGGCAGGAAACCTTTTCGCGTCGGACTCGCGGACGTTCCGGAGCCGACGATGGTTACGAGGATCGGTCCCCGAGCTGTGACCGGAGCGTCGCCGCGTCCTTGTTCCCGGCGCCGGTGTTCAACAGGACGACTGTATCGTCGTCGTCGAACTCCCCCTGCTTTGCCAGCTCGAACGCCCCGCTCGCGGCGGCCGCACAGGTCGCACCCATCTCGACTCCCGCCGTCCGGGCGACCTCGATCGCGGCCTCGAGGATCTCCCCGTCGTCTGTTGCTACTGCCCCGCCGTCGCTTTCGCGGATCGCAGCGAGGATCTGTCGGCTGGCACCCGGGTCCGGGATCGCAATACCGTTACAGACCGTGTTCACTTCCGCGACCGGCTCGTGTACCTCGCGTCCGGCCTCGAAGGCGTCCACGATCGGGGCACAGCCGCTCGCCTGTGCGGCGTACAGCGGCGGGAGGTCGTCGATCCAGCCCAGCTCGCGAAGCTCCCGGGCTGCCTTGTGCATCCCGACCAGCCCGACGCCGCCCCCGGTCGGGTAGACGACGGCGTCGGGAGGTTCCCAGTCGAGTTCCTCGAGAATTTCCAGCGCCATCGTCTTTTTCCCCTCGTGACGGTACGGCGTCACGAACGTCTTCGTCGAGTACCAGTCCTCTTCTGCCATCGCTTCCGCGTATGCGTCCCCGGCATCGCCGATCTCGGAGTCGCCGTCGATCGGGTCGGCGACGTGGAGGTTCCCGCCGTGGATCTCCACCATCGCCTTTTGAGTGAACCCGGCCCGCTGCGGGAGGAACACGTGTGCGTCCATCCCCGCACGGGCCGCGTAGGCGGCCGCCGCCTGGCCGGCGTTGCCCGCCGAGTTGAGCGCGATCGCGTCGGCGCCGTGCTCCCGTGCGGCCGTCACTGCCAGCGACTGGCCGCGGTCCTTGAAGGTGCCCGTCGGGTTCTGTCCCTCGTCCTTTATGAGCACTCTGTCGACGCCCAGCGTGTCAGCGAGCGACGGACACTCCACCAGCGGCGTCGTCCCCTCCCCCAGGCTGACAGCCGACTCGGACGGGAACGGGAGTAACTCCTCGTATCGATACATCGACTGGGTATGGCGGTCGGCTAACACGTCCGGGGTGAGTTCGACCGCATCGAGGTCGTAGCGAGGATCGAGGATCCCTTCGCAGTCGGGACAGCGGTGGCCCGTGGGTTCG
The Halalkaliarchaeum desulfuricum DNA segment above includes these coding regions:
- a CDS encoding threonine synthase encodes the protein MRTTDAFVGLACLDCGGKFDPEPTGHRCPDCEGILDPRYDLDAVELTPDVLADRHTQSMYRYEELLPFPSESAVSLGEGTTPLVECPSLADTLGVDRVLIKDEGQNPTGTFKDRGQSLAVTAAREHGADAIALNSAGNAGQAAAAYAARAGMDAHVFLPQRAGFTQKAMVEIHGGNLHVADPIDGDSEIGDAGDAYAEAMAEEDWYSTKTFVTPYRHEGKKTMALEILEELDWEPPDAVVYPTGGGVGLVGMHKAARELRELGWIDDLPPLYAAQASGCAPIVDAFEAGREVHEPVAEVNTVCNGIAIPDPGASRQILAAIRESDGGAVATDDGEILEAAIEVARTAGVEMGATCAAAASGAFELAKQGEFDDDDTVVLLNTGAGNKDAATLRSQLGDRSS
- the hisG gene encoding ATP phosphoribosyltransferase; translation: MRIAVPNKGRLHEPTMELLERAGLHVERTADRQLYADTVDPEVTVLFARAADIPEYVRDGAADLGVTGLDQAHESGAVVEATGDGSEASTAGGEDADGAALVDLVDLGYGRCRLVLAAPEDGDITEIDDVDGRTVATEFPNVTRSFFDSRGIAPDIVEVTGATELTPHVEMADAIVDITSTGTTLKVNRLAVIADVLESSVRLFARANVVDDPKVGQVATAFESVVAAEGKRYLMMNVPTSRLEAVKDVIPGMGGPTVMDIAGENGEDESGQVAVHAVVDERRVFEVITDLKAVGASDILVTEIERLVE
- a CDS encoding TATA-box-binding protein, with the protein product MTNPKDTINIENVVASTGIGQELDLQSVAMDLEGADYDPEQFPGLVYRTQNPKSAALIFRSGKIVCTGAKSTADVHESLNIVFDKLRELEIPVEEDPEITVQNIVTSADLGTSLNLNAIAIGLGLENIEYEPEQFPGLVYRLDEPDVVALLFGSGKLVITGGKEPVDAEAAVDVITGRLEELGLLG
- a CDS encoding methyltransferase domain-containing protein; the encoded protein is MYGLELAGEEDVFAAYEAKSAAAGVELVAPGLATAGSVTDRVETLAYTRNAIELIGRTDADVGSARALLQAAPIERQGTVAVRARDVRGTSEISTQQAERELGSVLVDRGFAVDLDDPDHLLRVLFSSGVVDADEVAIGPVPDVVGESVDVCLVGWLAAESARDFTERKPTDRPFFQPGSMAPIDARAYANVAGAGRGRLVVDPMCGTGGVLIEAGLVGSRVLGIDAQEKMVRGTRENLETYLPESAEFGVVRGDATALPLCDSGTPDAVDAVVFDAPYGRQSKIARHELAALVEGALADAHRICRSDGRTVLVADRSWREAAISTGWELEAVFRRPVHRSLDRYVHVLSEADDPPLEDPL
- a CDS encoding DUF7473 family protein; translation: MVTHVRIAATGVSPLAVAGTFGLLAAFLSLTAFLAARNVLGDVPAVKALGVGPFPAAVAVVAGALDLPSALAIGVALLLDGAAIHYLYGESPRLSAYITLIHVVVTILLGTVLFGLLILLGTLPG